In the genome of Tropicibacter oceani, one region contains:
- the alaS gene encoding alanine--tRNA ligase, translated as MASLNDIRSTFLNYFEKQGHQIVPSSPLVPRNDPTLMFVNSGMVQFKNLFTGVETRDYQRATSAQKCVRAGGKHNDLDNVGYTARHHTFFEMLGNFSFGDYFKTEAIPFAWELVTKEFGLDPKRLYTTVYHTDDEAFEIWKKVGVPEDRIIRIATSDNFWQMGPTGPCGPCTEIFYDHGDHIWGGPPGSADEDGDRFIEIWNVVFMQNEQFEDGSMKALDMQSIDTGMGLERIGALLQGSHDNYDTDTMRALIEASANATSADPDGPGKMHHRVIADHLRSTSFLIADGVMPSNDGRGYVLRRIMRRAMRHAHLLGAQDPVMHRLVPALVRQMGAAYPELGQAQALIEETLRSEETRFKTTLDRGLKLLDDELADLPEDAPLPGEAAFKLYDTFGFPLDLTQDALREKGRSVDTDGFNAAMAEQKAKARAAWSGSGEAADLAIWFDIAEKHGATDFLGYDTEAAEGQVLALVRDGAVVSELKAGENGWVVLNQTPFYAESGGQVGDTGWLRRLENEDESATVTDTQKMGGGKVFAHQVTVDAGIIRKGDALQLEVDHGRRSAIRANHSATHLLHEALREALGDHVAQRGSLNAPDRLRFDFSHNKALSAEEVAKVERDVNAYIRQNSSVSTRIMTPDDARAIGAQALFGEKYGDEVRVVSMGVQRGSGKGNDGQTYSLELCGGTHVRQTGDIGAFVALGDSASSAGVRRIEALTGQAALEYLSQQDKRLAEVAGVLKAQPAEVTTRVKALLDDRKKLENEVAMLRRELAMAGGAGGAVAGGETREINGVRFVAQVLSGVTGKDLPPLIDEHKNRIGSGAVLLIADAGGKAAVAAGVTDDLKGSLSAVDLVKAAVAELGGKGGGGRPDMAQGGGASVENADAAIKAAEAVIGG; from the coding sequence ATGGCAAGTCTGAACGACATCCGCTCGACCTTTCTGAACTACTTTGAAAAGCAGGGGCACCAGATTGTCCCGTCCAGTCCGCTGGTGCCGCGCAATGACCCGACGCTGATGTTCGTCAACTCGGGGATGGTGCAGTTCAAGAACCTGTTCACCGGGGTCGAGACCCGCGATTACCAGCGTGCGACCAGCGCCCAGAAATGCGTGCGCGCCGGGGGCAAGCACAACGATCTGGACAATGTCGGTTATACCGCGCGGCACCATACGTTTTTCGAAATGCTGGGGAATTTTTCGTTCGGGGATTATTTCAAGACCGAGGCGATCCCCTTTGCCTGGGAATTGGTGACCAAGGAATTCGGGCTGGACCCGAAGCGGCTGTATACCACCGTTTATCACACCGATGACGAGGCTTTTGAAATCTGGAAGAAGGTCGGCGTGCCCGAGGATCGGATCATTCGGATCGCGACGTCGGACAACTTCTGGCAGATGGGGCCGACCGGGCCCTGTGGTCCGTGCACCGAGATTTTCTATGATCACGGCGATCACATCTGGGGCGGCCCTCCGGGCAGTGCGGATGAGGATGGCGACCGGTTCATCGAAATCTGGAACGTCGTTTTCATGCAGAACGAGCAGTTCGAGGACGGCTCGATGAAGGCGTTGGACATGCAGAGCATCGACACCGGCATGGGGTTGGAGCGCATCGGCGCGCTGCTGCAGGGCAGCCACGACAACTATGACACCGACACCATGCGCGCCCTGATCGAGGCCAGCGCCAATGCCACCAGTGCCGATCCGGATGGGCCGGGCAAGATGCATCATAGGGTGATCGCGGATCACCTGCGCTCGACCTCTTTCCTGATTGCTGACGGCGTGATGCCATCGAACGACGGGCGCGGCTATGTGCTGCGCCGGATCATGCGCCGGGCCATGCGGCATGCGCATTTGCTGGGCGCGCAGGACCCGGTCATGCACCGGTTGGTGCCCGCCTTGGTGCGCCAGATGGGCGCGGCCTACCCCGAGTTGGGGCAGGCGCAGGCGCTGATCGAAGAAACCCTGCGCAGTGAGGAAACCCGCTTCAAGACGACGCTGGATCGCGGGCTGAAGCTGCTCGACGACGAATTGGCAGACCTGCCCGAGGATGCGCCGCTGCCGGGCGAGGCGGCCTTCAAGCTGTACGACACCTTCGGCTTTCCGCTGGACCTGACGCAGGATGCGCTGCGCGAAAAGGGCCGCTCGGTCGATACCGATGGCTTCAACGCCGCCATGGCCGAGCAGAAGGCCAAGGCGCGCGCCGCGTGGAGCGGGTCGGGCGAGGCGGCGGATCTGGCGATCTGGTTCGACATTGCCGAAAAGCACGGGGCCACGGATTTCCTGGGCTATGACACCGAGGCCGCCGAGGGCCAGGTGCTGGCGCTGGTGCGCGATGGCGCCGTGGTGTCCGAGTTGAAGGCCGGGGAAAACGGCTGGGTCGTGCTGAACCAGACGCCGTTCTATGCCGAAAGCGGCGGGCAGGTGGGCGACACCGGCTGGCTGCGCCGGCTTGAGAACGAAGATGAAAGCGCGACGGTGACCGACACCCAGAAAATGGGTGGAGGCAAGGTCTTTGCCCATCAGGTGACGGTGGATGCCGGGATCATCCGCAAGGGCGATGCGCTGCAGCTTGAGGTGGATCACGGGCGGCGCAGCGCCATCCGGGCCAACCACTCGGCCACCCACCTGCTGCACGAGGCGCTGCGCGAGGCGCTTGGAGATCACGTGGCGCAGCGCGGCAGCTTGAACGCGCCGGACCGGCTGCGCTTTGATTTCAGCCACAACAAGGCGCTGAGCGCCGAGGAGGTGGCCAAGGTCGAACGCGATGTGAACGCCTATATCCGTCAGAACTCCAGCGTCAGCACCCGGATCATGACGCCCGACGATGCCCGTGCCATTGGCGCGCAGGCGCTGTTCGGTGAGAAATACGGTGACGAGGTGCGCGTGGTGTCGATGGGCGTGCAGCGCGGTTCGGGCAAGGGCAATGACGGGCAGACCTATTCGCTGGAACTGTGCGGCGGCACCCATGTGCGCCAGACCGGCGATATCGGGGCCTTTGTGGCGCTTGGCGACAGTGCTTCGAGCGCCGGGGTGCGCCGGATCGAGGCGCTGACCGGGCAGGCGGCGCTGGAATACCTGTCGCAGCAGGACAAGCGGTTGGCCGAGGTGGCGGGCGTGTTGAAGGCGCAACCGGCCGAGGTGACCACCCGGGTCAAGGCGCTGCTGGATGACCGCAAAAAGCTGGAGAACGAAGTGGCCATGCTGCGCCGGGAACTGGCGATGGCAGGCGGTGCCGGCGGCGCGGTCGCGGGCGGAGAGACGCGTGAAATCAACGGTGTACGCTTTGTCGCGCAGGTTCTGTCGGGGGTGACGGGCAAGGACCTGCCGCCGCTGATTGACGAGCACAAGAACCGCATCGGATCGGGGGCGGTGCTGCTGATCGCGGATGCGGGCGGCAAGGCGGCCGTGGCGGCTGGCGTGACCGATGACCTCAAGGGCAGCCTGTCGGCGGTCGATCTGGTCAAGGCGGCGGTGGCCGAACTGGGCGGCAAGGGCGGCGGCGGTCGTCCGGACATGGCGCAGGGCGGCGGCGCCAGCGTCGAGAATGCGGATGCAGCGATCAAGGCGGCCGAAGCCGTCATCGGAGGATAA
- the recA gene encoding recombinase RecA produces MATADLLTMDSKRNADKQKALDSALAQIERQFGKGSIMKLGADNAMRDIESTSTGSLGLDIALGIGGLPKGRIIEIYGPESSGKTTLTLHAIAEEQKKGGVCAFVDAEHALDPQYAKKLGVDLDELLISQPDTGEQALEITDTLVRSGAVNLVVVDSVAALTPKSELEGDMGDSSVGVHARLMSQAMRKLTGSISRTNCMVIFINQIRMKIGVMFGSPETTTGGNALKFYSSVRLDIRRIGAIKDRDEVVGNATRVKVVKNKVAAPFKQVEFDIMYGEGISKTGELIDLGVKAGVVEKSGAWYSYGDERIGQGRENVKNFLKENTQIALEIEDKIRAAHGLEFDMSSDDDVEMTED; encoded by the coding sequence ATGGCAACGGCAGATCTCCTGACAATGGACAGCAAGCGTAACGCGGACAAGCAAAAGGCGCTGGATAGCGCCCTGGCCCAGATCGAACGGCAGTTCGGCAAGGGGTCGATCATGAAACTTGGGGCCGATAACGCCATGCGCGATATCGAATCGACCTCGACCGGATCGCTGGGGCTGGATATCGCCCTTGGCATCGGCGGTTTGCCCAAGGGGCGGATCATCGAGATTTATGGCCCCGAAAGCTCGGGCAAGACCACGCTGACGCTGCATGCGATTGCCGAAGAACAGAAGAAAGGCGGGGTTTGCGCCTTTGTGGATGCCGAGCACGCGCTTGACCCGCAATACGCCAAGAAGCTGGGCGTCGATCTGGACGAACTGCTGATTTCGCAGCCTGACACCGGCGAGCAGGCTTTGGAAATCACCGATACGCTGGTGCGGTCGGGGGCGGTGAACCTTGTGGTTGTCGACTCGGTTGCGGCGCTGACGCCGAAATCCGAGCTTGAGGGCGACATGGGTGACAGCAGCGTTGGCGTGCACGCCCGTCTGATGTCTCAGGCGATGCGCAAGCTGACCGGCTCGATCAGCCGGACCAATTGCATGGTGATCTTCATCAACCAGATCCGCATGAAGATCGGCGTCATGTTCGGGTCGCCCGAAACGACGACCGGTGGCAATGCGCTGAAGTTCTACAGCTCGGTGCGTCTGGACATCCGCCGCATTGGCGCGATCAAGGACCGTGACGAGGTTGTGGGCAACGCGACGCGCGTCAAGGTGGTCAAGAACAAGGTGGCCGCGCCCTTCAAGCAGGTCGAATTCGACATCATGTACGGTGAGGGGATTTCCAAGACCGGCGAGTTGATCGACCTGGGCGTCAAGGCCGGCGTGGTCGAGAAGTCCGGCGCCTGGTATTCCTATGGCGACGAGCGGATTGGCCAGGGGCGTGAGAACGTCAAGAACTTCCTCAAGGAGAATACCCAGATCGCGCTGGAGATCGAGGACAAGATCCGTGCGGCGCATGGACTGGAATTCGACATGTCATCGGATGACGATGTCGAGATGACCGAGGATTGA
- a CDS encoding sulfotransferase family protein, with translation MLVFWKQRLVFLAVPKTGTSAWEAALLPHASMTVLDPPELKHAPVYRYNRFFRPMFDKMGVEHMDVLAVIREPISWLGSWYRYRQRGFLEGKPTSTRGMSFDDFCQAYATGDRPPFANVGSQAKFIEPRPNGTAVTHLFKYENQASLIAFMEDRLKVQIDLPRENVSPRRDLDLSPQTEEKLRRKCAADFDAWDRAT, from the coding sequence ATGCTGGTTTTCTGGAAGCAGCGGTTGGTCTTTCTTGCCGTGCCCAAGACGGGAACCTCGGCCTGGGAGGCGGCGCTGCTGCCCCATGCCTCGATGACGGTGCTGGACCCGCCGGAACTCAAACACGCGCCGGTTTACCGCTACAATCGGTTTTTCCGCCCCATGTTTGACAAGATGGGCGTCGAACACATGGACGTTCTCGCCGTCATCCGCGAACCGATCAGCTGGCTTGGGTCGTGGTACCGCTATCGCCAGCGCGGCTTTCTGGAGGGCAAGCCGACCTCGACCCGCGGGATGAGCTTTGACGATTTCTGCCAGGCCTATGCCACCGGCGACCGCCCGCCCTTTGCCAATGTCGGATCGCAGGCCAAATTCATCGAACCGCGCCCCAATGGAACCGCGGTGACGCATCTGTTCAAATACGAAAACCAGGCCAGCCTGATTGCCTTCATGGAGGATCGGCTGAAGGTTCAGATTGATCTGCCGCGCGAGAACGTCTCGCCCCGCCGCGATCTGGACCTGTCCCCCCAGACCGAGGAAAAGCTGCGCCGCAAATGCGCCGCCGACTTCGATGCCTGGGACCGCGCGACCTGA
- a CDS encoding hybrid sensor histidine kinase/response regulator, with amino-acid sequence MAFRYGAFALLMMATAAYVASIFVPAGIVRTGLLASTGAMGSLGIGWLAIRTLAELRLSRKTALLVDLVEGEPSYCFVTDGDGRLVAANKTARNRFPAERGVALAVILREVFASAEGVLYRLQNRAEAQGSAVEDITSHAEGFRVYARVFPGAVVFWRLEPDAAQNSAARGSYPVLTLGRNGAILYMNAPARKLAGRRVKRVEEVIDDLPLRPGGIHRVKTADGTERMLLQSAEIGAGRVELSLTKVAQSVPGTDAPEESGSFDSLPVPLIKVTPDGHILNANPEARRMLSMPPGEAGNLAEYMVGLGRALTDWLQEAAEGRGLHRSEFLRLTREDQEIFVQVTLKRVTENAEPVLVAVLNDATELKTLEAQFVQSQKMQAIGQLAGGVAHDFNNLLTAISGHCDLMLLRHDQGDPDYSDLVQINQNANRAASLVGQLLAFSRKQTLRREVMDLRDTLSDLTHLLNRLVGEKVTLALKHDPVLPPVRGDKRQLEQVIVNLVVNARDAMPEGGEIVVETERRVLREPLERDRAVVEPGVYVSVRITDQGTGIPKDKLQKVFEPFFTTKRPGEGTGLGLSTVYGIVKQTGGFIFVDSVVGQGTCFTLLLPAYEATAEAQPAKPEPVEARKLPEKGSGVVLLVEDEAPVRAFAARALRLRGYTVIEAETAEEALSTLEDEALAVDIFVTDVVMPGMNGPSWVREARKARPDVRVVFVSGYAEDAFGEGHEEIPNSVFLPKPFSLTDLTETVHRQLN; translated from the coding sequence ATGGCGTTCCGCTATGGGGCTTTTGCCCTGCTCATGATGGCCACCGCCGCCTATGTGGCGTCTATCTTCGTTCCGGCGGGCATCGTGCGCACCGGGCTTTTGGCCAGCACCGGCGCCATGGGCAGTCTGGGGATTGGCTGGCTGGCGATACGGACGCTGGCGGAATTGCGGTTGTCGCGCAAGACCGCGCTGCTGGTCGACCTGGTCGAGGGCGAACCGTCGTATTGCTTTGTCACTGATGGCGACGGGCGGCTTGTGGCGGCCAACAAGACCGCGCGAAACCGGTTTCCCGCGGAACGCGGCGTCGCCCTGGCGGTCATCCTGCGCGAGGTCTTTGCCAGCGCCGAGGGCGTGCTTTACCGGTTGCAGAACCGGGCCGAGGCGCAGGGATCGGCGGTCGAGGACATCACCAGCCACGCCGAGGGGTTCCGCGTCTATGCGCGGGTGTTCCCGGGGGCGGTGGTCTTTTGGCGGCTGGAACCGGACGCGGCGCAAAACAGCGCGGCGCGCGGCAGTTACCCTGTCCTGACTCTTGGGCGCAACGGCGCCATCCTTTACATGAACGCCCCGGCGCGCAAACTGGCCGGCCGGCGCGTCAAACGCGTCGAAGAGGTGATCGACGATCTGCCGCTGCGTCCGGGCGGCATTCACCGCGTCAAGACGGCGGACGGCACGGAACGGATGCTGCTGCAAAGCGCCGAGATCGGCGCCGGCCGGGTCGAGCTGAGCCTGACCAAGGTGGCGCAATCGGTGCCGGGCACCGACGCCCCGGAGGAAAGCGGCAGTTTCGACAGCCTGCCGGTGCCGCTGATCAAGGTCACGCCCGACGGTCATATCCTGAACGCCAACCCCGAGGCGCGGCGCATGTTGTCGATGCCCCCCGGCGAGGCGGGAAACCTGGCGGAATACATGGTTGGCCTGGGGCGCGCGCTGACCGACTGGCTGCAAGAGGCCGCCGAGGGCAGGGGGCTGCACCGCTCGGAATTCCTGCGCCTGACCCGCGAGGATCAGGAGATTTTCGTTCAGGTCACGCTGAAACGGGTGACGGAAAACGCCGAACCTGTGCTGGTGGCGGTGCTGAATGACGCGACCGAGCTCAAGACGCTTGAGGCGCAGTTCGTCCAAAGCCAGAAGATGCAGGCCATCGGCCAGCTGGCGGGCGGTGTTGCACATGATTTCAACAACTTGCTGACGGCGATTTCGGGCCATTGCGACCTGATGCTGCTGCGCCACGACCAGGGCGATCCCGACTACAGCGATCTTGTCCAGATCAACCAGAACGCCAACCGGGCGGCCTCGCTTGTCGGGCAGCTTCTGGCGTTTTCGCGCAAGCAGACCCTGCGCCGCGAGGTCATGGACCTGCGCGATACCCTGTCCGATCTGACCCACCTGCTGAACCGGCTGGTCGGAGAAAAGGTCACGCTCGCGCTCAAGCATGATCCGGTGCTGCCGCCGGTGCGCGGCGACAAGCGCCAGCTGGAACAGGTGATCGTCAACCTGGTGGTCAATGCCCGTGACGCCATGCCCGAAGGCGGCGAGATCGTCGTCGAAACCGAACGCCGCGTGCTGCGCGAGCCGCTGGAGCGCGACCGCGCGGTGGTCGAACCGGGGGTCTATGTTTCCGTCCGTATCACCGACCAGGGAACCGGCATTCCCAAGGACAAGCTGCAAAAGGTCTTTGAACCCTTCTTCACCACCAAGCGCCCCGGCGAGGGCACCGGCCTGGGCCTGTCCACGGTTTACGGTATCGTCAAGCAGACCGGCGGGTTCATCTTTGTCGACAGCGTCGTGGGGCAGGGCACCTGCTTTACCCTGCTGTTGCCCGCCTACGAGGCCACCGCCGAAGCCCAACCGGCCAAGCCCGAACCGGTCGAGGCCCGCAAACTGCCCGAAAAGGGGTCGGGCGTGGTGCTTCTGGTCGAGGACGAGGCGCCGGTGCGGGCCTTTGCCGCCCGCGCGCTGCGCCTGCGCGGCTATACCGTGATCGAGGCCGAAACCGCCGAAGAGGCGCTGAGCACCCTCGAGGACGAGGCGCTTGCGGTGGACATCTTTGTGACCGACGTGGTGATGCCGGGCATGAACGGCCCCAGCTGGGTACGCGAAGCGCGCAAGGCGCGCCCGGATGTGCGGGTGGTTTTCGTGTCGGGCTATGCCGAGGACGCCTTTGGCGAGGGGCACGAGGAAATCCCCAACTCGGTCTTTCTGCCCAAGCCGTTCTCACTGACGGACCTGACCGAAACGGTGCACCGACAGTTGAACTGA
- a CDS encoding RsmB/NOP family class I SAM-dependent RNA methyltransferase, which translates to MQPAARVQTAIEILDRILAGEAAERALTNWARGARYAGSKDRAAVRDHVFDVLRCQRSCAALGGGESGRALMLGHLRATGLDIGALFIGGSYGPAPLDEGDAPGQAPQGYEAWDMPDWLGEKLSASLGAQAESAAMALRHRADVFLRVNTLAGDLGAAIAALSEDGITAEPHPLSPTALRVTEGARAVARSRAYTQGLVELQDAASQAVVDLLPLQPGLRVLDFCAGGGGKTLAMGARLNGGPVEAHDADPGRMADLPARAARAGVQVIAANAPQGPYDLVLADAPCSGSGAWRRSPEGKWRLTPQALDELVQIQAGILAQCAALVAPDGVLAYATCSMLDEENEAQVRDFVQANPAWQIELTRQFLPDDGGDGFFVACLRRTIAK; encoded by the coding sequence ATGCAGCCAGCCGCCCGGGTACAGACCGCCATCGAGATCCTGGATCGCATCCTTGCCGGAGAGGCGGCCGAACGCGCCCTGACGAACTGGGCGCGCGGGGCGCGTTATGCCGGGTCCAAGGACCGCGCGGCGGTGCGCGACCATGTCTTTGACGTGCTGCGCTGCCAGCGCTCCTGCGCGGCGCTTGGCGGCGGCGAAAGCGGCCGGGCGCTGATGCTGGGGCATCTGCGCGCCACCGGTCTGGACATCGGCGCGTTGTTCATCGGCGGCAGCTATGGCCCCGCGCCGCTGGATGAGGGCGATGCCCCCGGGCAGGCTCCGCAGGGCTATGAGGCCTGGGACATGCCGGACTGGCTGGGCGAAAAGCTGTCCGCCAGCCTCGGCGCGCAGGCCGAATCCGCCGCCATGGCGCTGCGCCATCGGGCGGATGTGTTCCTGCGGGTGAATACCCTTGCCGGAGACCTTGGCGCCGCCATCGCCGCCCTGTCCGAAGACGGCATCACCGCCGAGCCGCACCCGCTGTCACCCACCGCCCTGCGCGTGACCGAAGGCGCGCGCGCGGTCGCGCGCAGCCGGGCCTATACCCAAGGGCTGGTGGAATTGCAGGACGCCGCCAGCCAGGCGGTTGTCGATCTGTTGCCCTTGCAGCCCGGCCTTCGGGTGCTGGATTTCTGCGCCGGCGGGGGCGGCAAGACGCTGGCCATGGGCGCACGGCTGAACGGCGGCCCGGTCGAGGCGCATGACGCCGATCCGGGGCGCATGGCCGATCTGCCCGCCCGCGCCGCGCGCGCCGGGGTGCAGGTGATCGCCGCCAATGCTCCGCAGGGCCCCTATGACCTGGTTCTGGCCGATGCGCCCTGTTCAGGCAGTGGCGCGTGGCGACGCTCGCCCGAAGGGAAATGGCGGCTGACGCCGCAGGCCCTGGATGAATTGGTGCAGATACAGGCCGGAATTCTGGCGCAATGCGCCGCGCTGGTCGCGCCCGATGGCGTTCTGGCCTATGCCACCTGCTCCATGCTGGACGAAGAAAACGAAGCGCAGGTTCGGGATTTCGTGCAGGCCAACCCCGCCTGGCAGATTGAACTGACCCGGCAATTTCTGCCCGATGACGGCGGCGACGGGTTCTTTGTCGCCTGTTTGCGCAGGACGATTGCCAAGTGA
- a CDS encoding FadR/GntR family transcriptional regulator has product MQPKVQGGTLVHSTKQALSARILGGEFALGARLPSEARLCEEYGVSRTVIREAIASLRADGLVEPRRGAGVFVVKDTLDSGLPFTDVDYDRVSSVIEVLELRTAIEIESARIAATRRSAAQIERILEAADDVPRRARDGQATAEADFAFHLAIAEATGNPRFVEVLTMLGAAAIPRKALRPATEHRSLDSYLTLIDEEHRQIVDAILDQDPDAAGVAMRRHLEGAQKRYRKLLRRA; this is encoded by the coding sequence ATGCAGCCCAAAGTGCAGGGCGGAACACTGGTTCACAGCACCAAGCAGGCGCTGTCGGCCCGCATCCTTGGCGGTGAATTCGCCCTTGGCGCGCGGCTGCCCTCCGAGGCACGGCTGTGCGAGGAATACGGCGTCAGCCGCACCGTGATCCGCGAGGCCATCGCCAGCCTGCGCGCCGATGGCCTGGTCGAACCGCGCCGCGGCGCCGGGGTCTTTGTGGTCAAGGACACGCTGGACAGCGGTCTGCCCTTTACCGACGTCGATTACGACCGGGTGTCCTCGGTCATCGAGGTGTTGGAGCTGCGCACCGCCATCGAAATCGAAAGCGCCCGGATTGCCGCGACGCGCCGCTCGGCGGCGCAGATCGAAAGGATCCTCGAGGCTGCGGATGACGTGCCGCGCCGCGCGCGCGATGGCCAGGCCACCGCCGAGGCGGACTTTGCCTTTCATCTGGCGATTGCCGAGGCCACGGGAAATCCGCGCTTTGTCGAGGTGCTGACCATGCTGGGGGCCGCCGCGATCCCGCGCAAGGCATTGCGCCCGGCCACCGAGCATCGGAGCCTGGACAGCTATCTGACCCTGATCGACGAAGAACACCGGCAGATCGTCGATGCCATCCTGGATCAGGACCCGGACGCCGCCGGTGTCGCCATGCGCCGGCACCTGGAAGGGGCGCAAAAGCGCTATCGCAAACTGCTGCGCCGGGCCTGA
- a CDS encoding enolase C-terminal domain-like protein: MPDLRIADVRITPIAFTDPPLLNNAGCHQPFALRSIIEVETEDGVIGLGESYGTKALIDAVVALAPSLRGLPVTDLNGLLARARAQDMGGITGYFGVQALLPRVVSAIEVAMWDALGKALNMRVCDLLGGQVRARVPFSAYLFYKFAGHAGQDADDWGEVLTPEQLVGEAQRLVDSYGFEAIKLKAGILEPEAEIAGLEALRAAFPKAPLRIDPNGGWTVETALKLLPRLTGLVEYLEDPTKGIEGNARVQAATDIPLATNMYVVADEHLPANMAQGAFRVILSDHHYWGGLKASRDLARICEIWGLGLSMHSNSHMGISLAAMTHLAAATPNLTYDCDTHYPWQVDEVIEGGKLKIEGGSLAVPEGPGLGVTLDRAQLARLHRNYLDCGYTRRDDETEMQKHQPGWSFARPRY; this comes from the coding sequence ATGCCCGACCTGCGCATCGCCGATGTCCGCATCACCCCCATCGCCTTTACCGATCCGCCCTTGCTGAACAACGCCGGTTGCCACCAGCCCTTTGCCCTGCGCTCGATCATCGAGGTCGAAACCGAGGATGGCGTGATCGGGCTGGGCGAAAGCTATGGCACCAAGGCGCTGATCGACGCGGTGGTGGCGCTGGCCCCCAGTCTGCGCGGACTGCCCGTGACCGACCTGAACGGGCTGCTGGCCCGGGCGCGGGCGCAGGACATGGGCGGGATCACCGGATATTTCGGAGTGCAGGCCCTGTTGCCCCGGGTGGTTTCGGCCATCGAGGTGGCGATGTGGGACGCGCTTGGCAAGGCGCTGAACATGCGGGTCTGCGATCTGCTGGGCGGGCAGGTGCGCGCGCGCGTGCCGTTTTCGGCCTACCTGTTCTACAAGTTCGCCGGTCACGCCGGGCAGGACGCCGACGACTGGGGCGAGGTCCTGACCCCCGAACAGCTGGTCGGCGAGGCGCAGCGCCTGGTGGACAGCTACGGCTTTGAGGCGATCAAGCTCAAGGCCGGCATCCTAGAACCCGAGGCCGAGATTGCCGGTCTCGAGGCGCTGCGCGCCGCGTTTCCAAAGGCGCCCCTGCGCATCGACCCCAATGGCGGCTGGACCGTCGAGACCGCGCTGAAGCTGCTGCCGCGCCTGACCGGGCTGGTCGAATACCTCGAGGATCCGACCAAGGGCATCGAGGGCAATGCCCGCGTTCAGGCGGCGACCGACATTCCCCTGGCGACCAACATGTACGTGGTAGCCGACGAACACCTGCCCGCCAACATGGCGCAGGGGGCGTTCCGGGTGATCCTGAGCGATCATCACTATTGGGGCGGGTTGAAGGCCAGTCGCGATCTGGCCCGGATCTGCGAGATCTGGGGCCTTGGCCTGTCGATGCATTCCAATTCCCACATGGGGATTTCGCTGGCGGCGATGACCCATCTGGCGGCGGCGACGCCGAACCTGACATATGACTGCGACACGCATTACCCCTGGCAGGTGGACGAGGTGATCGAGGGCGGCAAGCTGAAGATCGAGGGCGGCAGCCTGGCGGTGCCCGAGGGGCCGGGGCTGGGCGTGACGCTGGACCGGGCGCAGTTGGCGCGGCTGCATCGCAACTATCTTGATTGCGGCTATACCCGCCGCGACGACGAAACCGAAATGCAAAAGCACCAGCCCGGCTGGAGCTTTGCGCGGCCCCGCTACTGA
- a CDS encoding NAD-dependent epimerase/dehydratase family protein, which translates to MTKMNRLLITGANGGLGSVCRDRLGHLATTLRLNARKGLGDARPNEEIVYCDLGDKAAVEAMVEGCDGIVHMGGQSVEAKWDTIRNANIDGMFNLYEAARKSSTQPRIIFASSNHAIGFHKQSDRLDARSVTRPDGLYGVSKVFGEALASMYHDKFGIETASIRIGSCFPEPVNHRMLSTWMSYDDMVQLIERIFAVPRLGCPIIYGASANAASWWDNREVAYLGWQPKDSSEVFRAKIDAEMDPPPADDPTAVYQGGAFCADGIHED; encoded by the coding sequence ATGACGAAAATGAACCGCCTGCTGATCACCGGCGCCAATGGCGGGCTTGGATCGGTCTGCCGTGATCGGCTGGGCCACCTGGCCACCACCCTGCGGCTGAACGCCCGCAAGGGTCTGGGCGACGCCCGCCCGAACGAGGAAATCGTCTATTGCGACCTGGGTGACAAGGCCGCGGTCGAGGCGATGGTCGAAGGTTGCGACGGCATCGTGCACATGGGCGGCCAATCGGTCGAGGCCAAGTGGGACACCATCCGCAACGCCAATATCGACGGCATGTTCAACCTGTACGAGGCGGCGCGCAAATCCAGCACCCAGCCGCGCATCATCTTTGCCAGCTCGAACCACGCCATCGGCTTTCACAAGCAAAGCGACCGGCTGGACGCCAGGTCGGTGACCCGCCCCGACGGGCTGTATGGCGTGTCCAAGGTCTTTGGCGAGGCCTTGGCATCAATGTACCACGACAAGTTCGGGATCGAGACCGCCAGCATTCGCATCGGGTCGTGCTTTCCCGAACCGGTCAACCACCGCATGCTGTCCACCTGGATGAGCTATGACGACATGGTCCAGTTGATCGAACGCATCTTTGCCGTGCCGCGCCTTGGGTGCCCGATCATCTATGGCGCCTCGGCCAATGCCGCCAGCTGGTGGGACAACCGCGAGGTCGCGTACCTGGGTTGGCAGCCCAAGGACAGCAGCGAGGTCTTTCGCGCCAAGATCGACGCCGAAATGGACCCGCCGCCGGCGGATGATCCGACCGCCGTTTACCAGGGCGGCGCCTTTTGCGCCGATGGCATCCACGAAGACTGA